The DNA segment TTTCGTTGTGTCAGCGGAGGCCAAGAGATCGGAAACACGTTCAGGCGATAATATAAATCTTCCCTAAAATTACCTTCCGATACGTACTGCTTCAAGTCTCGGTTACTGGTTGCAAGCACACGAACATCAAGCTTGATGCTTTTTCTACTGCCAAGGCGTTCCACTTCTCGCTCTTGCAATACTCGTAAGAGTTTCGCTTGTAGGCTCAGATCCATCTCGCTGATTTCGTCGAGTAGTATCGTACCACCTTGAGCTTGTTCAAATTTACCCGGACAGGCTTGAATCGCGCCAGTAAACGCCCCTTTTTCATAACCAAACAAGGTGGCTTCTAGCATGTTATCTGGAATAGCGGCGCAGTTAATGGCGACAAATGGACCATTTTTTCGATTTGAAGCATTATGAATGTAACGTGACATCACTTCTTTACCTGAACCACTTGGTCCCAATATCATCACGTTTGCGTCTGTTTTTGCGACCTTATCTGCCAACAGCAGCAGCTTCAAACTTTTTTCATCGGCGACAATCGCGTCACCATTATCATCATTTTTAACTGGTGCGTAACGGGAAACCATATTTAAGAGCACTTCTGGTGCGAATGGTTTAGCCATATAATCAATGGCTCCCTCTTTCATCGCGGCTACCGCATCTTCAATATTTGCGTACGCTGTCATAAGCAGAACGGGGAGATTTGGTCGATGTTGCTTGATATTTCTTAACAGAGCTAAACCACCCATACCAGCCATTTGCACATCTGAAACGACAATATCAACCTCTTGAGATTTTAACTTCACAAGTGCATCTTCAGCGCAATCGGCTTCTATCCACTCGTAACCAGCTAAGGCTAAAGTATCCACCAACGCCTCGCGTAGACCCTCATCGTCTTCAACGATTAACACTTTGCTTTGAGCCATTATTCTTCTCCAGAGTGAGTTTCGATGGGAAGGCACATAGTGAAGCATGCACCATCCCCTTCTTCTGATATTAATTCTAAACGGCCTTTGTGAGCGCGACAAACCATCTGAACCACCGCTAAACCTAAGCCTGTGCCTTGAGACCGAGTGGTAAAGAAGGGTTCCATAATTTTAGCTTGTAGCTCTTGAGGTACACCTGGGCCACTATCTTGAACCGATATTTTCAATTCATTATTTACCGGTCTAAAAAACACATCTACTTGCGATT comes from the Vibrio sp. DW001 genome and includes:
- a CDS encoding sigma-54 dependent transcriptional regulator — protein: MAQSKVLIVEDDEGLREALVDTLALAGYEWIEADCAEDALVKLKSQEVDIVVSDVQMAGMGGLALLRNIKQHRPNLPVLLMTAYANIEDAVAAMKEGAIDYMAKPFAPEVLLNMVSRYAPVKNDDNGDAIVADEKSLKLLLLADKVAKTDANVMILGPSGSGKEVMSRYIHNASNRKNGPFVAINCAAIPDNMLEATLFGYEKGAFTGAIQACPGKFEQAQGGTILLDEISEMDLSLQAKLLRVLQEREVERLGSRKSIKLDVRVLATSNRDLKQYVSEGNFREDLYYRLNVFPISWPPLTQRKDDIEPLAKHLAERHCQKLGSPVPSISNSAMAKLLSYPWPGNVRELDNIIQRALILSEYGDIQGDHILLEGVDWHDASSLQSVVEASGVHANSMAPTVRPIAEVNPDVPVSVPLTKSTLSGEGLGNELRDQEFAIILETLVECNGRRKEIAEKLGVSPRTLRYKLAKMRDAGIELPS